The genomic interval ACGCATCCCATAGTAACTGAAGCGTTCCCAAAATTCTGTAAAAAATAATGTAGATAACCCTCGAGGATGGCCGAAAAAGTCATTCTTTTTACTGGGGTTTACCGTGTCTGCTTCCTCATTTGCCATTGATACTTTTTTACTTTAGTTCAATATACAATTTATACAATACTCATAATTAAGCCGTGCATGATAATTAAACCGCCATAGTGAAGCAACTTTTTAGTGTTTCGTATTTTATAATGGGTGTTTTAACGGATGTTTAATGTTAGATATAAGCTTCAGGTACGCAATGCCTTTTATATTTGTTACATTTCTACCAAATCGAAAGTAAATAAATAGTGGCAATGAGTACTAATTCAGGCGTCGTTAAAAATATTAAAGCACCAACCGGAACCGATTTGCAGTGTAAGGGATGGCACCAGGAAGCTGCCTTACGTATGCTAATGAATAACCTTGACCCTGAGGTGGCCGAAAAGCCCGATGACCTGATTGTGTATGGCGGGGGCGGAAAAGCTGCACGAAATTGGGAATCATATCACAAAATTACTGAGACCCTGAAGCGCCTTGAAGATGATGAGACTATGCTGGTGCAGAGTGGTAAGCCGGTAGGCGTTTTTCAAACCCACGAAGAAGCACCACGTGTGCTTATTGCCAACGCTCATTTAGTACCTAACTGGGCCAACTGGGATGAGTTTCGCCGCCTCGACAAGATGGGGCTTACCATGTATGGACAAATGACTGCCGGATCATGGATCTATATTGGCACACAGGGCATTTTGCAGGGCACCTACGAGACTTTTGCTGAGTGCGCCCGACAGAAATTTGATGGCACATTGCAGGGACAGCTGGTAGTAACAGCCGGACTTGGCGGTATGGGCGGCGCGCAGCCCCTTGCCGCTACGATGAACGGGGCCGCTTTTATTGGTATTGAGGTGGATGAACATCGCATCGATCGCCGTGTGGAAACGGGCTACTGTGACATCAAATGTACCAATCTGGATGAAGCCATTGAGAAAGCACTGGATGCCAAGGAAAAAGGCGAAGCACTCTCTATTGGTTTATTGGGTAATGTGGCTGAAGTGTTGCCAAAAATGGTGGATAAAGGTGTGATTCCCGACGTGTTAACTGATCAAACTTCGGCGCATGACTTAAAACTGGGATATATACCGGTTGGCTATACGCTGGATGAGGCAGAAGAGAAAAGAGAATCCGATCCCGAAGGTTATCAATCCGATGTACTGGATTCGATGGAGACCCATGTATCAACAATGTTAAAAATGCAGGATGAAGGGGCAATTACTTTTGATTACGGCAACAATCTTCGCGGACAGGTCGCTGATCATCGGGGAATGGAAGAAGCTTTTAACTTTCCTGGCTTTGTACCGGCCTTTATCCGTCCGCTGTTCTGCCGCGGATCAGGCCCGTTCCGTTGGGCTGCGCTATCCGGCAATCCTGAAGACATCTATACAACAGATCAAGCGGTATTGGAAGCTTTTCCAGAAAAGGAATCACTCAACCGTTGGATCCACAAAGCCCAAGACCAAGTGCAGTTCCAAGGACTGCCATCTCGTATTTGCTGGCTGGAGTATGGTGAACGTGCGGAGATGGGTGTAAAATTCAACTGGTTGGTGAAGAAAGGAAAAGTAGATGCTCCGTTGGTAATCGGCCGTGATCATCTGGATACCGGATCAGTCGCTTCTCCTAACAGAGAAACCGAAGGTATGAAAGATGGTTCCGATGCAATTGCCGACTGGCCGCTGCTTAATGCCATGCTCAATACTGCTAGTGGAGCCAGTTGGGTATCGTTGCATCACGGTGGTGGCGTGGGAATTGGCTACTCCATTCATGCTGGGATGGTGTGTGTGGCTGACGGAACAGAAATGGCCGACGAACGATTGGAGCGTGTGTTGACCAATGATCCGGGTAGTGGCGTTATGCGTCATGCGGATGCCGGATACGACGAAGCCATTAAAACCGCCAAAGAGCGCGGCGTGGATCTACCTATGGTGGAGTAGAGTTTCGTAATCACTTTGTTAGATAAGCAAAAATCCGGTAATCTATGTCTAATTCTATCCCCAAACGTATTCTCCCTGTTATTGTGTTGGCCCAGTTTGCCGGAACTTCGCTCTGGTTTGCTGGTAATGCAGTAATACCGGATCTGGTACAAGAGCTTCAACTTACCGACATGGCCATAGGTTATATCACCTCAGCGGTACAAGTTGGATTTATTGCCGGCACCTTGCTTTTTGCATTTTTAAGTGTGGCCGATCGTATTTCTCCAAGTAAAGTTTTCCTGGGATGTGCGATTACAGGCGCCGCCTGCAATGTAGCCACCGTTTATAGTGATACTTTTTTGTTATTAATGGTCAGTCGATTTGGGACGGGATTCTTTTTAGCCGGTATTTACCCGGTGGGCATGAAGATCGCCTCGGACTGGCACAAAGAGGGACTTGGAAAAGCATTGGGCTATCTGGTGGGCGCACTTGTTTTAGGAACAGCTTTTCCTCACTTGATAAAATATTTTAGTGCTGATTTGCCGTGGAAGATTATTTTATTTGCGACATCAGCATTTTCTGGTTTTGGGGGTATCTTGCTTTATGTAGCTGTACCGGATGGCCCGCATCAAGGTAAAAAGGGAGAGTTTAGACCGACGGTGATATTTCAGTTATTTAAAAATCCTAACTTCAGGTCTGCGGCATTTGGTTACTTTGGACATATGTGGGAACTGTACACCTTTTGGGCCTTTGTACCGATAATGGTGGGATTTTATAAGGAAATAAACACCGAATTTTTTGGGAGTATCCCCCTCTGGTCCTTTGTCATTATTGGGATAGGAGGTATAAGTTGTGCAATAGGTGGATACTGGGCGATCAGATCGAGTAGTAAGAAAGTAGCATTAGCTTCATTGATTGGCTCGGGGTTTTGCTGCTTGTTGGTGCCTGTGATGTTCGAGCTTCCGTTCTATCTTTTTATGGGATTCTTACTGGGTTGGGGGCTTTTTGTCGTTTCGGATTCTCCCCAATTTTCAACGCTTGTAGCCCAGTCAGCCGATCGTGATTATGTAGCAACAGGCTTGACTATCGTCAATAGTATTGGCTTTGCTATTACAATCGTGAGCATCCAGTTGGTAAACTTGATGTGGATCAGTTGGCAGAGTCCTTTTGTATTTTTGGTTATGGCAATAGGGCCGTTATTGGGAGCAATTTCGATTATGCAATACGGAGTGTCTGGGAAAAGGGATGAAACTAAAGCGGTGACTTAATCGTGCACTATAGATAAACTGATGAATAAAACCGATTCAGATGGAAACTATTCTTATCATTTTAGCCGCACTGCTCATTGTTGCAGGATTTATAGGAGCTTTGTTACCCGTTGTGCCAGGTCCGCCTATAAGCTATTTGGGATTACTTGTTTTACAGTTAACGTCTGCTCATCCGTTCAGTTTGCAATTTTTTATTATTTGGGGCCTCATTGTCGCTACGTTAATGATTTTGGATAATGTGATTCCTGCTTATGGCACTAAAAAGTTTGGCGGTTCGGCCTATGGTATCTGGGGATGTGTAATAGGAATGGTTATTGGTATTTTCTTTTCACCTATAGGATTAGTTGTGGGTCCCTTAGTTGGTGCGTTTTCCGGTGAACTCATTGGTGGAAAAACTTCGTACCAAGCCATGCGTTCGGCAGTAGGGTCATTTTTAGGATTTATGGTCAGTACCGTATTGAAACTTATAGCAAGCGGAATGATGGGATACTACTTTTTTATGAATTTGTAAGAGCTTTTCATGGGGGCAATAGCTACTCTTGTTTTTGGAAAATGATAACCCGATCTCCCGGACATGTTACTGAAGCTCCCCATTTATCAGCTATCCACTGGAATGTTTGTTTGGTATAAAAGGTGACATGCGTTTCATCCATCCGGTAGTGCCAATCTGCAAAGAAAGATTTATCATCTTTAGCAATTTTTGTCATGATTCCTAAATACCCCCCGGGCCTTAAGCAATCCCAAAGTCTTTTGAATTCTTTACCTGGATAAAAGAGATGTTCAACTACTTCAGTAGCAGTTATAAAATCATATCTCGTATTGAATACCGATTCATCATCTGCATAAAAGGGATCGTAGATATTAACCTCATGTCCGTGCTCTTCAAATATAATATTAAGTGTTGGTCCCGGGCCTGAGCCGAAGTCGAGTCCTTTGCTCTTCGGTTCAAGCAAGTTGTTTAGCGGATCAAAAAGTTGGCTCAGAAAATTGCGATAATCTTCATCCTCGGGATCATTTTCATGGGTTTCATACCGGGCAAGTTCCTCTTGCGCAGAAGGTTGATCTTTAGGCGGGGCAAAGATTAATCTGCAGTTCTGGCACTGGTAGTAATCACTGTTATAGTGTTCAGTAGTATCTCGATAAAAAAGATGAACATCAGTATTGCCACATAAGGTGCAGATCGTTACGGACATATTGTTAAGTTGAATCGATGCTTTTTGTGAAAGATACAAATTACAGCTTCTTTCTTGCTATAAAATTTAGGAAGCTGAACTTGACGTTCTACCTGCTGCCAATTTATTTGTATTTAAATGAATGAACGTTCATTCATTTTTGTTGTACCAATTGAAATCAAGCAAAAAATAGAACAATGACAGATAAAAATACCGACAAACGCACTGATTTGTTATTAGCTACTTTGAACCTTGTAAGTAATCGTGGATTTCATAATGCCCCGATGGCTAAAATTGCCCAAATCGCTGATGTATCGGCCGGGACTATCTACAATTACTTCAGTAATAAGCAGGATCTTGTTGATAGTCTTTATCTGTACGTTAAAGAACAGTTTACCAGTGCAGCATTTCGGGATTACGATCAAAAAATGGCTGTTAAAGAAGGGATGCAGATTATTTGGTTTAATATGATTGAATATAAAATGTCGAATCAAAAGCAGGCAAATTTTTTGTCACAGTGTGAGAACTCTCAGATTATATCAGAGGGAGTGCGCGAAAGGGGACTACAACATTTACAACCATTGCTAGAGCTTTGGAAGCGCGGTCAAGAAGAAGGGTATATCAGGGACGTTTCTCCCTACTTGTTATATGCATATGCCGTTTATCCTCTGTCCTTTTTTGTGGCAGTTGAAAAACGCGATGAATTTCATTTAACCCAAGAAATGCAAGAACACTCCTTTGAGATGGTTTGGAGTGCCATTTCATCAACGTAATTGAACAAATATTTAAACTTTAAAAAAATAACAGATGAATAAGGTAATAGAACTTAGAAGCAGACCGGTAGGTGAGCCTACCCTCTCAGACTTTAACTTTGAAGAAACTGAAAAACCAACCGCCTCAGATGGTGAGATTCTACTGAAGACCGAATATGTTTCAGTGGATCCGTATCTGCGAGGACGAATGAGTGATGCTGATTCTTATGTAGAACCATTCGAATTGGACAAGCCGATCAGCTCAGCTATAGTAGCAAAGGTAGTATCAAGCAAGAATAAGAGGTTTGATGAAGGTGATTATATAACAGCTGAACTAGATTGGAAAGAATATCAGCTATCGGATGGTAAAAATGTAAGAAAGATAGATCCCAATGCAGCCCCGCTTTCTGCAAATCTTGGAATTTTGGGGATGACCGGAATAACTGCCTACATCGGCCTGACAGAAATAGGACAGCTGAAAGAAGGCGAAACATTAGTTGTTTCTGGTGCTGCTGGTGCCGTGGGAAGTGTTGTTGGGCAGATTGGTAAGATTAAGGGTTGTCATGTAGTAGGTATTGCAGGCTCCGATGAGAAGATAGAGCTCTTGAAATCTAAATTCGGATTTGATGAAGGGATTAACTATAAAAAAACAGAAGCCATGGGCGAAGCTATTGCTCAAGCATCTCCTGATGGGGTGGATGTTTATTTTGATAATGTGGCTGGCCGAATCTCAGATGGGGTGTATCAAAATATGGCTGATTTTGGTCGGATCGTTAATTGTGGAGCTATCGCGCTGTACAATGCAACCGAAATGCCCACCGGTCCCCGAGTAGAACCGATGCTTATTAAAAAGCGTGTTTCCATGCAGGGCTTCATTGTTGGCGATCACCAAGATAAGTTTACGGAAGCTGTAAAACAGTTAGGGAAATGGCTCGGAGAGGGACAATTAGAATACTCAGAGACGGTCGTAGAAGGATTTGAAAATATACCCCAGGCCTTTTTGGATTTATTTGAAGGGAAGAACAAAGGAAAGATGATCGTCAAAGTTTAAAATCAGTTGTAGATATACATAATTCAAATTGCTAATTAAGAGTATCATTATGAAGATCTTATTTGTATTAACATCGCACGACGAATTGGGAAATACAGGAAAGAAAACGGGTTTCTGGATCGAAGAATTTGCCAGTCCCTATTATGTTTTTGAGGATGAAGGAGCGGATATTACACTTGCATCTCCACAAGGAGGTCAGCCGCCTATAGATCCCAGCAGTGATACCGCAGATGCTCAAACAGAAGCAACAAAGCGGTTTAAAAATGATAAAGAACTCCAGCAAAAGCTGGCGGAGACCCAAAAGCTGTCGAACGTCAATGAGGCGGATTTTGATGCGGTATTTTATCCCGGTGGGCACGGACCACTTTGGGATTTGGCAGAAGATGATGATTCCATCAACCTGATTGAATCGTTCAACAAAGCAAATAAACCGGTTGGTTTTGTTTGCCACGCCCCCGCAGCTTTAAAGAAGGTTAACGGAACGGATGAGGAGCCCCTGGTGAAAGGGAGAAAGGTTACCGGCTTTTCAAACGAAGAGGAAGAAGCTGTCGGCCTTACCGAGGTTGTCCCCTTTAAAGTGGAAGATATGCTCACCGAAAATGGCGGTATATATAGTAAAGCTGATTCTTGGGAGAGTTATGCCTTGGAAGATGGAAATTTAATTACAGGGCAGAATCCAGCATCATCAGAATTAGTTGCCAAAAAAATGTTGAGCCAGCTTAAATAGTAATATTTGAGTAATTATACTGAGGGGGATTAGCGGTAAACTCGCTGATCCCTTTTTCAATTAGTGGGAAATTAATTTATTTACCTGCCAAGTAGATTTGCACACTCTAGAGAGGGAACATCAAAATGTTCATTTAGCGAGTTAATAACGAGTTGGGCAACTGTTGCTATTGTCCTATCTTCAGAAAAAGAAAAAATTGTTTATACGTACAATGATTAGATTAGAACAGTTGTATTCCGACCTTGCAGATAGTATTGAAAGCCTGAAAGATGACCCCTCTACGGTACAGCAGTCTCGTCAAGTCGTAGAAGAAGCCCTTGATCGTGACGAGCCGATGTACGGGATAAATACCGGTTTTGGCGCGCTGGCTAATAAGCGCGTGGGTCAAGAGGAGCTCAAGCAGTTGCAGCGAAATCTAATTCTTTCCCATTCGGTTGGGGTTGGCGATCTTATTCCCAAAGAGATTTCACGACTGATGCTGCAGATCAAAATCCATTCGTTGGGGTTGGGTAATTCTGGAATATCTGAAGAAACTTTTAATCGGCTTATCTATTTTTCTGATCATGATTTGATCCCTGCCATGCCCGAAAAGGGAAGCGTAGGTGCCTCGGGTGATTTAGCTCCACTGGCACATATGTCGCTGCCGTTGCTGGGCTACGGATTGTTTTGGAATGAGGAAGGTACTGATACTATCCCCGCCGAAAAGGTACTCAACGATCATGACCTCGATCCCATTGACCTGCAACCCAAAGATGGGCTTTCCCTCATTAACGGCACGCAGCTGATGAGTGCCTACGGTGCTTATGTGCTCGAAAAATCACTCAGCCTGATGAAAGCAGCTGACCTGATTGCCGCCATGAGCCTGGAAGCTTTGCAGGGGAGCATCAAGCCGTTTGATGAGCGCATCCACGAAATTCGTCCCCATAAGGGACAGCAAAAAGTGGCTACAAATGTGCGTGAACTGTTAGTAAAAAGTGAAATACTGGAATCGCACCGAAATTGTGGGAAAGTGCAGGATCCGTATTGCCTGCGATGTGTTCCACAAGTACACGGGGCCAGCCGTGATGGACTGCGGTATAGCTGCGAAACAATTGAAACCGAATTGAACTCGGTAACTGATAACCCATTGGTATTTGGGAATGGAGATATTATTAGCGGCGGTAATTTTCACGGTCAGCCGCTGGCGCTGGCACTGGATCACGCTAAAATTGCGCTGGCTGAGTTTGCCAGTATCTCTGAGCGGCGAACCTATTTGTTGTTGGAGGGACATGATGGACTGCCCGAATTGCTGATGGAAGAGACAGGCATTAATTCTGGATTTATGATTCCACAATACACCTCGGCCTCACTTGTATCTGAAAATAAAGTGTTATGTCATCCTTCGTCGGTGGATTCTATTCCTACTAGCTTGGGACAGGAAGATCACGTTAGTATGGGAAGCATCAGCGCATTAAAACTACTGGAAGTGTATCAAAATGTGGAGCATGTACTGGCTATTGAGTTGTTTACCGCTGCTCAGGCATTGGATTTTAGAAAGCCATTACGTCCAGGGCGCGGCGTTGAAATAGCCCATAACTATGTGCGTGACGCAATACCACATGCTAAGAAAGATCACTATTTTAAAGATGACATTAATACAGCAGTAGAATTATTGCAGAATCGGAGCATGGTTAGAGAAGTTGAAAAAGAGCTGGTAGATTTGATATAGTATCAGAGCGTAACGTTAAGTTTTTAAGGTTAATAATCTAGTTGAATGCCTGTATTAAAGAACATTGGTTATCTGGCAACGTGTAAGGATAAAGGCGAACAGGATGATATCCATACGATTGGCCAGGCCGCTATCGCTTGGGAAGGAGATACCATTAAATGGGTTGGGGAAGAAGCGAGCATACCGGATCAGTATGTTCGGGGAAAAATATATGATGCCAATGGTAAAATGGTTATACCCGGCTTAGTTGATTGTCACACCCATTTAGCTTTTGGCGGCTGGCGACCGGATGAATTCGAGATGCGGGTACGGGGAGAAAGTTATCTGGATATTGCCCAAGCCGGTGGTGGAATTTTATCCACAGTGAAAGCTACGCGAGAGGCTACAGAAAATGAACTTTTTGAAAAAGCATCCGGTTTTCTTGAGGAGATTGCCAAACAGGGAGTAACTGCCGTAGAGTGTAAAAGTGGATATGGGTTATCTCTAAAACATGAGCTAAAGACTTTACGAGTATATAAACGTCTTGAGGAAGAAAGTCCGTTGCATATCGCTCCTACTTTTTTGGGTGCGCATACCATTCCACCTGAGTACAAAGAAAATCGTGAAGCCTACATTGAGTTATTAATAGATGAGATGATTCCGGCCGTTGCCGAAAGTGAGTTGGCGGACTTTTGTGATATCTTTACTGAAGAATCGGCCTTTAATATAGAAGAGTCGCGCAAAATATTACTGGCAGCTAAAGTGGCGGGATTGATTCCTAAGCTTCATGCCGATCAGCTTACCTCTTGTGGGGGCGCAGAGCTGGCGGCCGAGGTAGAAGCAGCCAGTGCTGATCACCTGGAAAAGGTATCTGAACAAGGAATTAAGGATATGGCCAAAGCCGGTGTCGTGGGTGTAACCTTGCCCTTGGCGTCGCTTTATACTCAGGAAGAACCGTTAAACTGTCGTAAGCTAGTTGATGGTGGCGTGGATGTAGCGGTAGCCACTGATTTTAATCCGGGTTCAGCTCCCACCTACGATTTGCCGCTGGCAATGATGTTAACTTGTAATCAAGGGCGATTAACACCTGCAGAGGCTTTGAAGGGGGCAACGGTGTATGCTGCCAAAGCAATAAAGCGCAATCATAAAATCGGTTCTATTGAACCGGGTAAATCAGCAGATTTTGCAGTTATTGATGCGCCCGATCCTAATTTTTGGATGTATCATTATAAGGGAGCAAATTGCGTGACCTCTTATGTAAGTGGACAAAAGATTGCGTGAGGAGCTCTCTACAATAATGGTAGAGGGGTAAAATCTGTTCTTGGTAAAGATAAGAGGTTTTTAAAACATATATCTTATGACTAACGATTTCCAAGCTGAAAAATGGGAGGCAACCATCTTATTTTGTGATATACGAAACTTTACCAAGCTGTTTGATGAGGAGGATCCCCTGGAAGCGGTACAATTTGCTAACTCCGTGTTGGCAGAGTTGGGAGAAGAGGTAGAAAAGAAGGGTGGGAAAGTAGATCGGTTTACCGGGGATGGATTTATGGCTCATTTTGGTATTATAAATGGTAGTACTAACCATGTGGAAGATGCTTGTAAAACTGCATTAAAAATGCGTAGTACGCTTCAACATATTAACACTGCCCGTTATTTAGATGTGCAGCAGGTTGTATCGGCAGGCATTGGGATACATACCGGTACCGTAGCACATGGTGAAATATCGACGAAACAGATTAAGCAAACGACGGTACTGGGAGATGTTGTTAATACTACTGCCCGTATTGAACGATTGACTAAATATTTTTCGGTGGATATTCTACTTTCTTACGAAAGTTATAAACGAGTAGAAAAAGATTTTCAGTTTAAGGAAATGGCGCCACAACGAATTCAGGGAAAGGAAAACGAAATTGCAACGTATTGGTTGCTTCCTATGAATGATCTAGATGATTAATTGTACTTTTTAATTTCAAACAGTTGTTATGCAGATTACCGTAGAGGATGGCAGTCAAATTAGTGAAGAGGCTATAGAGGAGTTGAAGAAGCACGCTGATATGATCGAATGTGAATGTCCTGCACGGCTTATGGAGATACTTGAAAAGGTTCGTGATTTTACTGAGTACTCTGAGCAATGCATTGAAAAATACCCCGAAGACAAAGCTACGCATAAGTGGTTGCGTTCATCTTCTATGAATTTAGATCAACTTATTTCTACCACGCTCATACAATTGGCCCGTTATGAAGGTTTTATTAACGAGAAAAATGAAATTGTGGACCGGCCCAGCTCTTAAATCATTAGCTGGAAGAACAAGTAGGGGCTTTTCCCTTATCATTATATTGGTTTTGAAAGTCCTTTAATGCCCCCGGTATTCTTCCTAGCTCTTCTCCGTTTTCTTTCGCTTGTTTTTTAATGTGTTGCATGTTTTTGATGATATTGCAGGCTTTTTTAAAGTCCTCAACTTCCAGATATGCTTCAAATAACCAGCGATAGGAGTGGTAATCCCGGTCTTTTAACGGCCTATCCGTTTTTTGCTGCCAGTTAACGGATGCATCATAAGCGCGAATGTTAGATTGTATTACTTTATCCCACATCTTCAGCTGTTTAAAAATATGACTGGGCATATGAATAGCATGAGAGGATGAGTAGGCCACATCTGAGTAATCATTGGCCGGACGAATGCCCATCTCTGCAAAAGTACTGTTATCATAAATATGAATAAGGTAGTGCATGCCTCCGGGGTG from Fodinibius salinus carries:
- the hutU gene encoding urocanate hydratase — protein: MSTNSGVVKNIKAPTGTDLQCKGWHQEAALRMLMNNLDPEVAEKPDDLIVYGGGGKAARNWESYHKITETLKRLEDDETMLVQSGKPVGVFQTHEEAPRVLIANAHLVPNWANWDEFRRLDKMGLTMYGQMTAGSWIYIGTQGILQGTYETFAECARQKFDGTLQGQLVVTAGLGGMGGAQPLAATMNGAAFIGIEVDEHRIDRRVETGYCDIKCTNLDEAIEKALDAKEKGEALSIGLLGNVAEVLPKMVDKGVIPDVLTDQTSAHDLKLGYIPVGYTLDEAEEKRESDPEGYQSDVLDSMETHVSTMLKMQDEGAITFDYGNNLRGQVADHRGMEEAFNFPGFVPAFIRPLFCRGSGPFRWAALSGNPEDIYTTDQAVLEAFPEKESLNRWIHKAQDQVQFQGLPSRICWLEYGERAEMGVKFNWLVKKGKVDAPLVIGRDHLDTGSVASPNRETEGMKDGSDAIADWPLLNAMLNTASGASWVSLHHGGGVGIGYSIHAGMVCVADGTEMADERLERVLTNDPGSGVMRHADAGYDEAIKTAKERGVDLPMVE
- a CDS encoding MFS transporter, whose translation is MSNSIPKRILPVIVLAQFAGTSLWFAGNAVIPDLVQELQLTDMAIGYITSAVQVGFIAGTLLFAFLSVADRISPSKVFLGCAITGAACNVATVYSDTFLLLMVSRFGTGFFLAGIYPVGMKIASDWHKEGLGKALGYLVGALVLGTAFPHLIKYFSADLPWKIILFATSAFSGFGGILLYVAVPDGPHQGKKGEFRPTVIFQLFKNPNFRSAAFGYFGHMWELYTFWAFVPIMVGFYKEINTEFFGSIPLWSFVIIGIGGISCAIGGYWAIRSSSKKVALASLIGSGFCCLLVPVMFELPFYLFMGFLLGWGLFVVSDSPQFSTLVAQSADRDYVATGLTIVNSIGFAITIVSIQLVNLMWISWQSPFVFLVMAIGPLLGAISIMQYGVSGKRDETKAVT
- a CDS encoding DUF456 domain-containing protein, whose amino-acid sequence is METILIILAALLIVAGFIGALLPVVPGPPISYLGLLVLQLTSAHPFSLQFFIIWGLIVATLMILDNVIPAYGTKKFGGSAYGIWGCVIGMVIGIFFSPIGLVVGPLVGAFSGELIGGKTSYQAMRSAVGSFLGFMVSTVLKLIASGMMGYYFFMNL
- a CDS encoding class I SAM-dependent methyltransferase, with translation MSVTICTLCGNTDVHLFYRDTTEHYNSDYYQCQNCRLIFAPPKDQPSAQEELARYETHENDPEDEDYRNFLSQLFDPLNNLLEPKSKGLDFGSGPGPTLNIIFEEHGHEVNIYDPFYADDESVFNTRYDFITATEVVEHLFYPGKEFKRLWDCLRPGGYLGIMTKIAKDDKSFFADWHYRMDETHVTFYTKQTFQWIADKWGASVTCPGDRVIIFQKQE
- a CDS encoding TetR/AcrR family transcriptional regulator, which translates into the protein MTDKNTDKRTDLLLATLNLVSNRGFHNAPMAKIAQIADVSAGTIYNYFSNKQDLVDSLYLYVKEQFTSAAFRDYDQKMAVKEGMQIIWFNMIEYKMSNQKQANFLSQCENSQIISEGVRERGLQHLQPLLELWKRGQEEGYIRDVSPYLLYAYAVYPLSFFVAVEKRDEFHLTQEMQEHSFEMVWSAISST
- a CDS encoding NADP-dependent oxidoreductase, giving the protein MNKVIELRSRPVGEPTLSDFNFEETEKPTASDGEILLKTEYVSVDPYLRGRMSDADSYVEPFELDKPISSAIVAKVVSSKNKRFDEGDYITAELDWKEYQLSDGKNVRKIDPNAAPLSANLGILGMTGITAYIGLTEIGQLKEGETLVVSGAAGAVGSVVGQIGKIKGCHVVGIAGSDEKIELLKSKFGFDEGINYKKTEAMGEAIAQASPDGVDVYFDNVAGRISDGVYQNMADFGRIVNCGAIALYNATEMPTGPRVEPMLIKKRVSMQGFIVGDHQDKFTEAVKQLGKWLGEGQLEYSETVVEGFENIPQAFLDLFEGKNKGKMIVKV
- a CDS encoding type 1 glutamine amidotransferase domain-containing protein; translated protein: MKILFVLTSHDELGNTGKKTGFWIEEFASPYYVFEDEGADITLASPQGGQPPIDPSSDTADAQTEATKRFKNDKELQQKLAETQKLSNVNEADFDAVFYPGGHGPLWDLAEDDDSINLIESFNKANKPVGFVCHAPAALKKVNGTDEEPLVKGRKVTGFSNEEEEAVGLTEVVPFKVEDMLTENGGIYSKADSWESYALEDGNLITGQNPASSELVAKKMLSQLK
- the hutH gene encoding histidine ammonia-lyase, with the protein product MIRLEQLYSDLADSIESLKDDPSTVQQSRQVVEEALDRDEPMYGINTGFGALANKRVGQEELKQLQRNLILSHSVGVGDLIPKEISRLMLQIKIHSLGLGNSGISEETFNRLIYFSDHDLIPAMPEKGSVGASGDLAPLAHMSLPLLGYGLFWNEEGTDTIPAEKVLNDHDLDPIDLQPKDGLSLINGTQLMSAYGAYVLEKSLSLMKAADLIAAMSLEALQGSIKPFDERIHEIRPHKGQQKVATNVRELLVKSEILESHRNCGKVQDPYCLRCVPQVHGASRDGLRYSCETIETELNSVTDNPLVFGNGDIISGGNFHGQPLALALDHAKIALAEFASISERRTYLLLEGHDGLPELLMEETGINSGFMIPQYTSASLVSENKVLCHPSSVDSIPTSLGQEDHVSMGSISALKLLEVYQNVEHVLAIELFTAAQALDFRKPLRPGRGVEIAHNYVRDAIPHAKKDHYFKDDINTAVELLQNRSMVREVEKELVDLI
- the hutI gene encoding imidazolonepropionase — encoded protein: MPVLKNIGYLATCKDKGEQDDIHTIGQAAIAWEGDTIKWVGEEASIPDQYVRGKIYDANGKMVIPGLVDCHTHLAFGGWRPDEFEMRVRGESYLDIAQAGGGILSTVKATREATENELFEKASGFLEEIAKQGVTAVECKSGYGLSLKHELKTLRVYKRLEEESPLHIAPTFLGAHTIPPEYKENREAYIELLIDEMIPAVAESELADFCDIFTEESAFNIEESRKILLAAKVAGLIPKLHADQLTSCGGAELAAEVEAASADHLEKVSEQGIKDMAKAGVVGVTLPLASLYTQEEPLNCRKLVDGGVDVAVATDFNPGSAPTYDLPLAMMLTCNQGRLTPAEALKGATVYAAKAIKRNHKIGSIEPGKSADFAVIDAPDPNFWMYHYKGANCVTSYVSGQKIA
- a CDS encoding adenylate/guanylate cyclase domain-containing protein, yielding MTNDFQAEKWEATILFCDIRNFTKLFDEEDPLEAVQFANSVLAELGEEVEKKGGKVDRFTGDGFMAHFGIINGSTNHVEDACKTALKMRSTLQHINTARYLDVQQVVSAGIGIHTGTVAHGEISTKQIKQTTVLGDVVNTTARIERLTKYFSVDILLSYESYKRVEKDFQFKEMAPQRIQGKENEIATYWLLPMNDLDD